The Apodemus sylvaticus chromosome 5, mApoSyl1.1, whole genome shotgun sequence genome has a segment encoding these proteins:
- the LOC127684368 gene encoding olfactory receptor 4C11-like — protein MQWNSTVTEFVLLGLTQDPMKQKMVFIIFLVFYMGTVVGNTLIIVTIKFSRTLGSPMYFFLFYLSFADSCFSSSTAPRLIVDALSKKNIISYNECMTQVFALHLFGCMEIFVLILMAVDRYVAICKPLRYPVIMSRQVCVILIILAWIGSFIHSAAQIALTLRLPFCGPNLIDHYCCDLQPLLKLACMDTYMINLLLVSNSGAICSSSFIILIISYFVILYSLRNHSAEGRKKALSTCTSHIIVVILFFGPCIFIYARPPTTFPMDKMIAVFYTIGTPFLNPIIYTLRNAAVKNAMKKIWHFKIMTE, from the coding sequence ATGCAGTGGAATAGCACTGTCACTGAGTTTGTACTGCTAGGACTGACACAGGATCCCATGAAGCAGAAAATGGTTTTTATAATCTTCCTAGTTTTCTATATGGGGACTGTAGTGGGGAATACTCTCATTATTGTGACAATCAAGTTCAGCCGGACACTTGGGagtcccatgtacttcttcctgttTTATCTGTCCTTTGCTGATTCCTGCTTTTCATCATCCACAGCCCCAAGACTCATTGTGGATGCCCTCTCTAAAAAGAACATCATTTCCTACAATGAATGCATGACCCAAGTCTTTGCTCTCCATTTATTTGGCTGCATGGAGATCTTTGTCCTCATTCTCATGGCTgttgaccgctatgtggccatctgtaaaCCTTTGAGATACCCAGTCATCATGAGCCGGCAGGTCTGTGTCATCTTGATTATTCTTGCCTGGATAGGGTCTTTTATACATTCCGCAGCTCAGATTGCTCTGACCTTGAGACTGCCCTTCTGTGGGCCCAATCTGATTGACCATTATTGCTGTGACTTACAGCCCTTGTTGAAACTTGCCTGCATGGACACATACATGATAAATCTGCTGTTAGTGTCTAACAGTGGTGCAATTTGCTCAAGCAGTTTTATAATTTTGATTATCTCATATTTTGTCATCTTATACTCTCTGCGAAACCACAgtgcagaaggaagaaaaaaggcaCTCTCTACCTGCACCTCTCATATAATAGTAGTTATCTTATTCTTTGGGCcctgcatatttatatatgcacgGCCACCAACGACTTTTCCTATGGACAAGATGATAGCAGTATTTTATACCATTGGAACACCCTTTCTCAACCCAATCATCTACACATTAAGGAATGCAGCAGTGAAAAATGCCATGAAAAAGatatggcattttaaaattatgactgAATAA